The genome window AGGTCTAATAATCGTCCAATTTAAGTGACTGTTTTTTACAAACTCTTCTTGTAGTTCATGATCTAAAAACACTTTTTTCAAGAACCAGCCAAACATAATGTGTTTCCAAAAGAAATTAAGGTTACCATTGCTTTCTCCAGCCCCTAAAGTTGTTTGACAAAGTAGTCTGGAAATACCTTGGTTTTTCATGGCTTCTATGATAATTTTTGTGCCTTCAGAGCGAACAGTACTAGTTCTGCTTTTTCCAGAACCTAAGGTGACGATGACAACATCCATTCCTGTTACCGCTTTTTGTACATCATTAGAATGCAATACATTGCCTTCCATAACTATAAGGTTAGGATGTGATAGTTCTTGAAGTTTTTCTTTATTTCTGCAAAATGCAACTACTTGATACCCCTTTTCTAAGGATTGAGAGATCACATGTTTTCCTATTGTTCCTGTAGAACCAAATACGACTATTTTTTTCATATTAATTTAATTGTAAGGTGTTTAACCAATTTTTTAGTGTTTTATATTCAGTACTCGATAATGAAATAGAATTCCCTTTCGGCATCCGTTTTTTGATAAAAACTTGGGTATTAATTTGAGGCCCAAACCGATCCATGTTGTCGGGTGTGAAAATTTTACGTCGATTCTTTTTCACATGACAGACATTACATTTTGTGTTTAGTACTTCAAAGGCTTTCTCTTTTAAGCTGTTGCTTTCAGAGGAAGGAATACTTTTGTGCGAAAGTCTAGACCAATTATTTTCTAGATCTGAGGCGAAGAGAAATGACAATGCGCCAAAACTGAGTAAGAAGAATATTTTCATTTGTTTTATTTTGTAACAAATGTATCTACTCTATTTACCTTAAAATTGAACAAAACCGACAAAGTGGAAACGACCTATAGATTGCGACAATAGAAAGACGGTGTTTGTCCCGTATAATTTTTAAAAGTTCGAATAAAATGAGATTGATCTGTAAAGCCACTGTCTAAGCCCACATCGGTTAACTTCTCATAATTGGCCGCGGTAAGTTGATTAAGAGAAAATTGAAACTGGATTATTTTTGCAAATTGCTTGGGTGAAAGTCCTACATATGATTTGAAGTTTCTCTCAAGTGTTCGTTCGGTTAGTGATAATTCATTTAAGAGAGTTTTTACTTTTAACTGACCTTGATGACGTAGAATTATCGAAATAGCTTTTTGTACCGAATCATTTTCTACAACGTTATGTTTGTTAATTAATTCTCTCATTAATGTCGAAATAATTTCCACCTGTTCTGATGTACTTACTGATGCTCTTAATTGTTTCTGGTAACCTTTAATATCGAGGTATTCAATTTGAAGTAAATCGTAACATTCATCATTTAGAACTTTTGGGTCTATGTTGAGTAGGTATTTGGAGGCAAAAGGGTAAAGTTGCACAACAACATAATTATGTGGTCCTTTCACATCTAATGAAATAGGACGAATTGTTTGTCCGTAGAGAAATAATTCTGATAGTTCTTTTTCCTGAGGCAATAAGTAAAACCCCTCATCAGATTGTTGAAACATTATTCCTGGGTAGCCATCAGCATATAATGGAATATTTGTATGTGAATGTATTTCACTGTTTTTTCCAGTCATAATACAGTTCACATAAGGAGCTAAATCTTGGTCTATATGGAATTCTGTTTTTATCAAAAGAGATGAGTTACAAGTACCAACAAATATATTTAAACACTATCATAAAATAAATCATGAGTGTTTGACATGATTCGTTTCAAAAATCAAGCGAACATTATCAATACTCAATGGAAAGTAGAAATGTGTACCCCAAATAGTGCTATAAGTAAGAAAAAGGGCATTTGATATAATTTCAATAGTTGTTGTTAGAAGTGCTTTATTTATTTAAAGTTGATGACGAGGTTAGGCTTACTAAGAATTGAGATGTAGTCACTATTCGTAACAACCGTAAGATCTATTGAGCAAAGTGTATTCACCCTTCCAATTAAATAGTACAGTTTTAGTCGCTGACCATCCAGTTATACCTCTGTTTATACCGCCCAATTCTCTTTCCCCTATTTTCAATCTTGACCATCGTTTTTTCTTAGTTGGTTTTTGATAGACACGATCTCCAATAGCGTATTCTAAACAATCTCTAATTTTGTTCTTATCACTTTCTGACCTGTTTTTTCTCTTTAATTGAGAAGTGTAATCTTCATAATAATAGAGTATTATATCACCATAAAAGTCTTCAATTGTTGAAGTGATATCATTACGTCTTTTATAATTATCTTCAATTTGAGCAGAAATATACCATTTTTCTCCACCTAAGGTGTCGGGATAAATACTTATCTCTATGATTCCTTTATTGTTTACAAATAGATCATTTTGAACAAATTCATTGATTGTTGTCCTTATCAACTTACGTTTAATAGTATCGTTTTGAGCTAATGTTACTTCATCACAATGTTTTAAAACTTCACTATTATTTGGTGATTCTATACAGGAAAAACCTATCATAGTAAGAAGGAAATAAATACAGCCAAATTCAACTTTCATTTTCTTCTGCATAATATTTAGATACTTTATTTTCAGAAAACTTTACTCAATTGTATTCTCATCTTATTCAATACCGTTATAAGTATTCACTTTTTTAGGTTTTAAAAGATATATCTTTTATTAATTGTAGGATGATTGTCATTTTGTAGTTTATAAAAGTGAAGTAAGCATTACTTATTATCCTTTTCTTCGGGCTTATTCTATTTATGCGTAGAACTAAAAGTCTAAATAAAAATACCACCTCAAAACTATTGTTTAACCTTAACTTTTTGTGATGACCAACTTCGGGTATTGTGATTGGTCTTATATAAACGTTCCATCTTATTTTTTCAGTAGAGTCGGAGGTTATCAGTGGTTATGGTTTTTGTTACCCCTTTGCTAAAATCTGTTCTGATCATATTTTGAACCTAAAGAATTGTGGATACTATCGAAGATGGACAGGTAAACTATTGTTGTTTAACCCTATTGAACTACCTAATTTTTAATCAATAAGAAGAGGTAAAAGTAGAGTTTTCGTTCGTCTTTGATATAAATAGTGGAAGCTAAAAAATGGCTTATTTAGTATAGGGTGCGAATGTAACGGTTTTACAGTGTTTCGTGGTCTGATAACAAACGCTGTAACTGACCATATCGCATCGGTTAATTATTATTACAATGGTTTAAAGTCAGTTCAAAAAGGGTTGAATAACTAACCCAATGGCCAGTTGTCGATATTTTAGGGTAAAATCTTTTTATACATTTGAAGTGCCAGCATTTTTTAAATAACATAGTTATCAAGGGGCTTTCCATAAAGCTCAAAAATTAATTTACAATGAAAAGAAGTTTTATAGTTCTAGTTCTTATCCTGATTTTTGCAGGACCAGATTTCGCCCAAAATTCAAAGATTCTTGACAAAAAAATCAAAGAGATTCATCAAAGAATTGATGATTACCAAGGTTTCCTCACGCTCTCTAACGAAGAGGTAGATACTATTTACGACCTTTATTTAAATCGATACTTAAAGAAGGATAGTATTCACCGAGCAGTTCTCAATGATGAATCGTTGAGTAAGTATGAGAAGATAAAAATGAAGAAAAGAGTCGATAAAGAAACAGATCTGAAATTGATGAACTTGCTTTCATTTGAAGAATATATTCAAATCAAATGTCATCATCAGACAATAATTCGTTTAGGTCAGATTCAGTTTATTAACCCTTTAAACGAAAACGACTATCAACGTATACTTGTTGCAATGAGGGAGATGCGTTATCATAATATTTTGGTAGCAAAAGAGTTTGGAAAATCGTCGCCTATTGCAAAAGAAAAAATGATGGAAAATCGCTCGAAATGTGCAGCGATAGAAAAAGAAATATTTACGGAAGACATGTATACTCATCTAAAAAAGCTTAACCTACTTACAATTGTAGATTGGGGAAAAGATACTCATTTATCGGATGCAGATGAGATGTCGAGTATATTGGATGGATATAATATTCTAGAACCTGTGGGAACTTATAGATAAGTGAGGTGTTTAGAAGATATCCAACCTTTATGAATAGGAATTAAACCTTATTTTTATACATCTATCTCTATATTTGATGTATCAATAACATAACAGTCAAAGTGAAATGAAAACTCTATTTACATTAGTAGTTACCTTATTTTTTAGTGCCACATTGATGGCTCAGGATTGGAAATATATTCCAATTAAAGGGACGACAAATGCAGGATTTGAGAAACAATCTGGACCCGTTAAACCAATTTCAACTTTACCAGGAAAAGGAAAAAAAGGCGTTGAAGGTTGGTACCTTCCTTTTACAGGTTCTTTAGTAAAAGAATCTATCGTAGTAACAAACAAAGAAGCTTACAATGGGGATTATTCTTTACAAATAAAGACCAACCCTAATGCAAGTGTATTGTATAAAGGGTTATTAAAGCACAATCCTATTAAGATAAAAAGCCCAGGAAGATATAAAATTTCATTTTGGGTGAAGGCATCAGATACCAATGCAAAAATCAAAATCGGTTCAATGATCTCTAAAGATGCTTTAGAGCAAACACTGAAAATGAACAAGCAAGGTAAGCCATTTAATTTGGGTGATACCAAACCCAAAGTGGTAGATCTTACCTTAAGTAAAGATTGGAAGCAGATTTCTCGTCAGGTTGTGGTTACTAAGAAAGATATTGAAGCAGGTTATGAGTATATCATTCCTACTTTATTAATGGGAGGTACTCCAAATGTCACTTTCTACATCGATGAATTTAGATTAGAATATGTAATGAAGAGCACTTCGAAATAGATTCTTATTTTCGTTAGCTAACCAATAAAGAATACCACCTATATTGAAAATGTCTCATGGAATAATTAATTCTGTGAGACATTTTTATTTTCTTTTTAATCTAAGAGAAAGATGACTGTATTTTAGGCTGTAAGACCTAATATTGAAATGATTGTAACGGATAGTCAACTTGTATTTCAAAAGAGAAAACTAACTTTTAAGTGTGTGACATTATTATAACTTTTTATCTAACACTTAATGAAATGAAATATTTAAACATGCGATCAATGATATACTTCAGTATCATATTGATGGTAATCCCTATGTTCAGCACTAAAGCACAAGACAGACCGAACGTCTTATTCTTAACTTCCGATGATTTGAATTTTGATTCGGTAGGGGCCTATGGTTCAAAGGTAAAAAACACTACTCCTAACATTGATAAACTATCGGCACAAGGTATGATGTTTGAAAATGCCTATGTTCAGGTTGCCAGTTGCTGCCCATCTAGGAATGTATTCCATACAGGCCATTATTCTCACAATAGTGGAGTGGTAGGATTTTTTAGCGTTGACTTTCCTCAAGCCACCCTTCCAGAGGCGTTAAGAGAAAATGGGTATTTTACAGGAATTATTCAGAAAGTATTAGACTCTAGCCCTACAAACAATAAAGCTAAATATTGGGATTACGTAGCAAGTTTTAAGAACTCTGAATCTAGAACAGCGAATAAGTATAAAACAGCTTTTGAGGAATTATTAGAAGAGGCAAAAGCATCCAACAAGCCCTTTTATGCATCAGTAAATGTTCAAGATCCACATCTACCGTTTTATAGAGGTGAAGATACCAAAGAAGGGTTTGACCAAAACCCTCCTTCTTTGTTGTATGATGAAGACGAGATACCTGTTCACCCAGTATTACCACAATCTGATAATTTCAAAGAAGAAATGACAGATTATTATAATACCGTAAGAAGAGGAGACGATTGTATCGGTGATATTCTTCAAGTGTTAGAAGATGCAGGATTGATGTCGACAACTTTAATTGTTTATATCTCTGACCATGGTATGTCGTTTCCTTTTGTAAAATCGAATCTTTACCCACAAAGTGTGAAGACACCATGGGTTGTTGTTTGGCCGGGAGAAATTTCAGGAGGCCAAGTAGATACATCACATATGATTTCTGCTATTGATATGATGCCGACCATTCTTGAAGTTACAAATACTGAGGCGCCAGGCCCTTTAGCTGGTCGATCATTGTTGGGTATCTTAAAAGGAGATATAGAAGAAGACAGAGAATATGTTTTTGTGGAACAGAACGAAGGCCCTACAGCAGAACCTCGACCGATGAGGGCAGTACACTCCAAAGAGTTTGTCTATATTTTTAACGCTTGGGGTACCGGTGATTATGAGGCGATTATGGAGTGCCGTTGGTATAGATCTTATGCAACTTTTTCTGCCTTATCTAAAGAGGATGAACAGATTAAAGAGAGGTTCGATTTTCTTAATTATCGTACAGTTGAGGAATTATATGATACAAAAAATGACCCCTATTCATTGAATAATCTGATCGATGATCCTAAGTATGCAGAAGTATTGGAAGACCTAAGAACGAGATTGGAGAATTGGATGAGAACAACCAATGATTTTGCTTTAGAGGGATATTTAGTAAAAGATGATAAGGAAAAATTGAAAGAATTTATGGAGAAGAGGATCGCGATTTCACAAGAAAGAGCCACACGATTAGAATGGAAACGAGCGATTAAAAATGACAATAGACCGGAAGGTCAATTAACAGAACTTGGGGAGTCTAATATTGTTATCCCTGAAGTACCTGAAGAAGAGGAGAAAGAAGAAGAAAACGAAGAGGAAGAAGAGAAAAATACAGATGCTGAGGAAGAAGAAGTAAATACACCCATAACGAGTATTGAAGGGAATAGGGAAACCA of Flammeovirga agarivorans contains these proteins:
- a CDS encoding helix-turn-helix domain-containing protein yields the protein MIKTEFHIDQDLAPYVNCIMTGKNSEIHSHTNIPLYADGYPGIMFQQSDEGFYLLPQEKELSELFLYGQTIRPISLDVKGPHNYVVVQLYPFASKYLLNIDPKVLNDECYDLLQIEYLDIKGYQKQLRASVSTSEQVEIISTLMRELINKHNVVENDSVQKAISIILRHQGQLKVKTLLNELSLTERTLERNFKSYVGLSPKQFAKIIQFQFSLNQLTAANYEKLTDVGLDSGFTDQSHFIRTFKNYTGQTPSFYCRNL
- a CDS encoding NAD(P)-dependent oxidoreductase → MKKIVVFGSTGTIGKHVISQSLEKGYQVVAFCRNKEKLQELSHPNLIVMEGNVLHSNDVQKAVTGMDVVIVTLGSGKSRTSTVRSEGTKIIIEAMKNQGISRLLCQTTLGAGESNGNLNFFWKHIMFGWFLKKVFLDHELQEEFVKNSHLNWTIIRPSAFTDGNKTGKYLHGFSPTNKNTKLKIARADVADFIIKQINNTAYIHQTPGVSY
- a CDS encoding sulfatase-like hydrolase/transferase: MKYLNMRSMIYFSIILMVIPMFSTKAQDRPNVLFLTSDDLNFDSVGAYGSKVKNTTPNIDKLSAQGMMFENAYVQVASCCPSRNVFHTGHYSHNSGVVGFFSVDFPQATLPEALRENGYFTGIIQKVLDSSPTNNKAKYWDYVASFKNSESRTANKYKTAFEELLEEAKASNKPFYASVNVQDPHLPFYRGEDTKEGFDQNPPSLLYDEDEIPVHPVLPQSDNFKEEMTDYYNTVRRGDDCIGDILQVLEDAGLMSTTLIVYISDHGMSFPFVKSNLYPQSVKTPWVVVWPGEISGGQVDTSHMISAIDMMPTILEVTNTEAPGPLAGRSLLGILKGDIEEDREYVFVEQNEGPTAEPRPMRAVHSKEFVYIFNAWGTGDYEAIMECRWYRSYATFSALSKEDEQIKERFDFLNYRTVEELYDTKNDPYSLNNLIDDPKYAEVLEDLRTRLENWMRTTNDFALEGYLVKDDKEKLKEFMEKRIAISQERATRLEWKRAIKNDNRPEGQLTELGESNIVIPEVPEEEEKEEENEEEEEKNTDAEEEEVNTPITSIEGNRETTFFYPNPVKNGELIKLATEDIVAVKIYDQTGRLVFAKDNVAQSFVFDSLIKGLYFIHIIKAGEKVYVGEMIVND
- a CDS encoding carbohydrate binding domain-containing protein, with protein sequence MKTLFTLVVTLFFSATLMAQDWKYIPIKGTTNAGFEKQSGPVKPISTLPGKGKKGVEGWYLPFTGSLVKESIVVTNKEAYNGDYSLQIKTNPNASVLYKGLLKHNPIKIKSPGRYKISFWVKASDTNAKIKIGSMISKDALEQTLKMNKQGKPFNLGDTKPKVVDLTLSKDWKQISRQVVVTKKDIEAGYEYIIPTLLMGGTPNVTFYIDEFRLEYVMKSTSK